A window from Toxoplasma gondii ME49 chromosome IX, whole genome shotgun sequence encodes these proteins:
- a CDS encoding hypothetical protein (encoded by transcript TGME49_289020): protein MRVHRTRAHATKQETLKNSREAEIRDLSQQARAAKAEARETQRRMQEQADAFSQKIQQMERTSKFKLQEALEALDRQTTLAQTAEAELLRQKNDHEVEVDRITREAEAKIKLLEAEKRRGTEDAVQEVLSLKQEEQRNAEEIETLQEQCQHLAIQHAKSVAKAEQLAKQAEGVQAECERRLSEHQRLLADFRVLEETHRGLLVDMEGLSRSKEDVEATVAELQRQLAEREKRIEQNKVENKALQDQMKKKEATQEENQLQLKRAAAEMAQLKRVVCAKLSSARRKEDKLRKSIQMLVERVNQVMAERNGLWQALLRVKDDYDIHAKQVESQAAARLRLPISTSGSSATDPHAFSTIGHPTTVQIPSHGNLFTTTELKDNQQPMNAPLVSLNPFFPFSLDYSGGGTAAGGVKQEGRNRTISIDSASVLAPAACGATGMSAWYPSSTSLSLTGEKTDNIISSSSPLDGLQSTQTGGLGLLDSVLGGLNQNSGKGTQF from the exons ATGCGCGTCCACAGGACAAGGGCCCATGCAACAAAACAAGAAACTCTCAAGAACagtcgagaagcagagataCGAGATTTGAGCCAGCAAGCCAGGGCAGCGAAAGCCGAAGCGCGGGAGACTCAGCGAAGGATGCAGGAACAGGCAGATGCCTTCTCGCAGAAGATTCAACAGATGGAGCGCACGTCGAAATTTAAACTTCAGGAGGCTCTAGAGGCTTTGGATCGTCAGACAACGCTCGCCCA AACAGCGGAGGCAGAGCTCCTGCGCCAAAAGAACGATCACGAGGTAGAGGTTGATCGAATCACGCGAGAGGCTGAGGCGAAG ATAAAGCTTCttgaggcagaaaaaaggcgagGGACCGAGGACGCTGTTCAAGAGGTCCTATCTCTCAAGCAAGAAGAACAGCGAAACGCGGAGGAAATAGAAACACTGCAGGAGCAGTGCCAGCACCTCGCTATCCAGCACGCTAAAAGTGTGGCAAAGGCCGAGCAGCTGGCGAAACAG GCGGAAGGCGTCCAAGCTGAATGTGAACGTCGTCTCAGTGAACACCAACGTTTGCTGGCTGACTTCCGGGTTCTTGAAGAGACACATCGGGGACTATTGGTGGACATGGAGGGCCTAAGCAGGTCGAAGGAAGACGTGGAGGCCACTGTCGCAGAATTACAGAGGCAACTAGCTGAAAGGGAAAAGAGGATAGAACAAAACAAGGTAGAAAATAAG GCCCTTCAGGACCaaatgaagaaaaaggaagccACCCAAGAGGAGAATCAACTTCAGCTGAAGAGAGCTGCAGCTGAGATGGCGCAGTTGAAAAGGGTAGTTTGTGCAAAGTTGTCGTCAgccagaaggaaagaagatAAGTTAAGAAAGAGCATCCAGATGCTTGTAGAACGAGTTAATCAGGTGATGGCTGAACGCAATGGACTCTGGCAAGCTCTGCTGAGAGTAAAAGACGACTATGATATTCATGCTAAACAAGTAGAATCACAAGCTGccgcgcgtctgcgtctgcccaTTTCCACGTCGGGATCGTCGGCGACGGACCCACATGCCTTCAGCACCATTGGCCACCCTACCACTGTTCAGATACCTTCTCACGGGAATCTGTTCACGACCACCGAGTTAAAGGACAACCAACAGCCAATGAATGCACCTTTGGTTTCGTTAAATCCATTCTTCCCGTTCTCCCTAGATTACTCAGGGGGAGGCACCGCCGCTGGAGGTGTCAAACAGGAAGGGCGCAACAGGACGATAAGTATCGATAGCGCGAGCGTACTTGCCCCTGCCGCTTGTGGAGCTACCGGCATGTCTGCTTGGTACCCTTCATCAACTTCACTGTCTTTGACTGGGGAAAAGACGGACAACATTATTTCGAGCTCATCACCCCTCGACGGGTTGCAGTCAACTCAAACGGGAGGGTTGGGATTACTTGATAGCGTCCTGGGAGGTCTGAATCAGAACAGTGGTAAGGGCACTCAGTTCTAG